In Armatimonadota bacterium, the following proteins share a genomic window:
- a CDS encoding alpha-mannosidase, whose amino-acid sequence MALDEQLDAVWQSLLHTDRETRKWVERLRAQIDFARQLAQVNPSQQAEWEGLILRAAQGFTRAVSEGKPVAEAVKEAEAVLGPIAPVAKEYTIHCVGHAHIDMNWMWNWAETVATANDTFSTVDKLMREFPQFRFSQDQASTYQLMKDYLPELWQKVKEHVCSGRWEVTASQWVEGDKNMASGEILCRHLLYTRRFFQKEFGLPYDAVQLDYEPDTFGHAHTVPGILTRAGIRYYYFCRTGKGPFLFWWQGRDGSRVLAFDDHREWYLGPITPHIARHVVEFERQTGLKDMLFVYGVGDHGGGPTRRDLQLAHEMMEWPVFPNIKFSTYHEFFRIAEREAKNLPVLDSELNFVFEGCYSSQSNIKYANRRSENTLVEAEICALLAKGVSGLAYPAEQLYTAWRHAMFNQFHDILPGSGVHATYEYAQGLFQEIVAHTSMIKTRSLRAIAAKVNTKAISPAEVPPTQAHGEGLGAGQGDLPADGALSRYGAGGVGCDPFVVFNPSPWTRSEVVTTRVWDRDIETPYVAVRDDKGNLFKAQVLGRGHYWQHNYIEVAFPAHDVPALGYRTYNVHRAVNAADGTGCTGDGRGTIENEFLRVTVEQQSGAVVSLVDKRTGVELVPAGERIGLLEYLLEAPHGMTAWVLGQIKDYVPFTEGATLSFPHSGPYIASVQAHHRFRDSRLTLTISLTAGVPRVDFTLDVDWLERGSPEVGVPVLRVQFPLAIDEPKCRMECPNGWVQRPTIGYAEPSETFKHVGGAGIAMYPMDMPAQKWVDLSGVHSETGKPVGAVLVNDRVYAHSVCGSTLGMTLLRSSYDPDPLPELGHHTFRFALVPFGEDWTPAHSARAGYDFNLPFNVVSTDVHEGDLPLSQAFAEVLTPNVMLSGMKKAEDSDALILRLYEVEGRATAAEVRLSSVLARPNSLAVETDILEQPLTTNTARMNGDVLSVQVPAFGTVTVKVG is encoded by the coding sequence ATGGCACTGGACGAGCAACTCGATGCCGTATGGCAATCTCTGCTTCATACTGACAGAGAAACGCGCAAGTGGGTGGAAAGGCTTCGGGCGCAGATAGATTTCGCCAGACAGCTGGCGCAGGTGAACCCATCCCAGCAAGCAGAGTGGGAAGGGCTGATTCTACGCGCTGCGCAGGGCTTTACCCGGGCGGTTTCTGAGGGTAAGCCGGTTGCAGAGGCAGTGAAAGAAGCGGAAGCGGTTCTCGGTCCCATCGCGCCCGTTGCCAAAGAGTACACTATCCACTGCGTCGGGCACGCCCATATCGATATGAACTGGATGTGGAACTGGGCGGAGACGGTTGCCACTGCCAACGATACCTTCTCTACGGTAGATAAGCTGATGCGCGAGTTCCCCCAGTTTCGCTTCTCGCAGGACCAGGCGTCCACCTATCAGTTGATGAAAGACTACCTGCCCGAGCTGTGGCAGAAAGTGAAAGAACATGTGTGCTCCGGCAGGTGGGAGGTTACCGCCAGCCAGTGGGTAGAAGGCGATAAGAACATGGCTTCGGGGGAAATCCTGTGCCGCCATCTGCTGTATACGAGGCGATTCTTCCAGAAGGAGTTTGGGCTACCATACGATGCGGTGCAGCTGGATTACGAACCCGATACCTTCGGGCATGCGCACACCGTGCCTGGCATTCTCACCCGTGCTGGTATTCGTTACTACTACTTCTGTCGCACGGGCAAAGGACCGTTCCTGTTCTGGTGGCAGGGTCGGGATGGCTCGCGTGTGCTGGCGTTTGACGACCATCGCGAATGGTATTTGGGACCCATCACGCCGCATATCGCGCGGCACGTGGTGGAGTTTGAACGGCAAACCGGCTTGAAGGATATGCTGTTCGTGTACGGCGTGGGCGACCATGGCGGCGGACCTACCCGACGCGACCTGCAGCTGGCGCATGAGATGATGGAATGGCCCGTGTTTCCCAACATCAAGTTCAGCACCTATCACGAGTTCTTTCGCATTGCTGAACGCGAGGCGAAAAACCTGCCCGTGCTGGACAGCGAGCTCAACTTTGTGTTCGAGGGCTGCTACTCTTCGCAAAGTAACATCAAGTACGCCAACCGGCGCAGCGAGAATACACTGGTGGAGGCGGAAATTTGCGCTCTGCTGGCGAAGGGCGTTTCCGGCTTAGCTTACCCTGCTGAGCAGCTGTATACTGCGTGGAGACACGCCATGTTCAATCAGTTCCACGACATCCTGCCCGGTTCAGGCGTGCACGCTACCTACGAGTACGCGCAAGGGCTATTCCAGGAGATTGTCGCGCACACTTCCATGATTAAAACGCGCAGCCTGCGCGCCATTGCCGCGAAAGTAAACACGAAAGCGATATCGCCAGCTGAGGTGCCTCCGACGCAGGCGCACGGCGAGGGTTTGGGCGCGGGGCAGGGCGACCTGCCTGCCGACGGTGCGCTCAGCCGATATGGCGCAGGAGGCGTTGGCTGCGACCCCTTTGTGGTGTTCAACCCCTCGCCCTGGACACGCAGTGAGGTGGTCACCACCCGTGTCTGGGACCGCGATATCGAGACGCCGTACGTGGCTGTGCGCGACGACAAAGGCAACCTGTTCAAAGCGCAGGTGCTGGGCAGGGGGCACTACTGGCAGCACAACTATATTGAGGTCGCTTTCCCCGCACACGATGTGCCTGCACTGGGCTATCGTACCTACAACGTGCACCGCGCAGTCAACGCAGCCGATGGCACAGGCTGCACCGGCGACGGCAGAGGCACTATCGAAAACGAGTTCCTGCGCGTGACGGTGGAACAGCAGTCGGGTGCGGTAGTGAGCCTGGTAGATAAACGCACGGGCGTGGAACTGGTGCCTGCCGGAGAGCGCATCGGGTTGCTGGAGTATCTTCTGGAAGCACCTCACGGCATGACCGCGTGGGTGCTGGGACAGATCAAAGACTATGTGCCTTTTACAGAGGGCGCTACGCTGTCGTTTCCTCACAGCGGACCCTACATCGCCAGCGTGCAGGCACACCACCGCTTCCGCGATAGCCGGCTCACGCTAACCATCAGCCTGACGGCAGGGGTGCCGCGTGTAGATTTCACACTGGATGTGGACTGGCTGGAGCGGGGCTCGCCGGAGGTTGGTGTGCCTGTACTGAGGGTGCAGTTCCCGCTGGCGATAGACGAGCCGAAGTGCCGGATGGAATGCCCTAACGGCTGGGTGCAACGTCCCACCATCGGGTATGCGGAGCCGTCAGAGACCTTCAAGCACGTGGGCGGAGCAGGTATCGCCATGTATCCGATGGACATGCCTGCGCAGAAGTGGGTAGACCTGTCTGGAGTGCACTCCGAGACGGGCAAGCCGGTGGGCGCGGTGCTGGTAAATGACCGGGTGTACGCGCACAGCGTGTGCGGTAGCACACTGGGCATGACGCTCCTGCGCAGCTCGTACGACCCCGACCCCTTGCCTGAGCTGGGGCATCACACCTTCCGCTTCGCGCTGGTCCCCTTCGGGGAGGACTGGACGCCAGCGCATTCCGCACGCGCCGGCTACGACTTCAACCTGCCATTCAACGTGGTGAGCACCGACGTGCATGAGGGCGATTTGCCCCTCTCGCAGGCGTTCGCGGAAGTGCTAACGCCTAACGTGATGCTGAGCGGCATGAAGAAGGCGGAAGACTCGGACGCGCTGATTCTGCGCCTGTACGAAGTGGAGGGCAGGGCAACTGCCGCCGAAGTGCGATTGAGTAGTGTGCTGGCGCGACCGAACTCGCTGGCGGTGGAGACGGACATTCTGGAACAGCCATTGACGACAAACACCGCCCGCATGAACGGCGATGTGCTGAGCGTGCAGGTGCCGGCGTTCGGTACGGTGACGGTGAAGGTAGGGTAG
- the abf2 gene encoding intracellular exo-alpha-L-arabinofuranosidase 2 translates to MQRVAVLLNEPIGTISPYLHGEFAEHLGECIYPGIWVGEDSPIPNIGGIRKDVVDALRPLQVPVLRWPGGCFADAYHWRDGIGPREKRPLRINYHWGMAPEPNHFGTHEFVAFCRLIGAEPYIVGNVGSGTPAELRDWVEYCNFAGNSALANERRANGAEEPFRVRFWGVGNENWGCGGNMHPEYYAELFCQYRTFLFNYSDTPVHAIACGAAGNDWDWTWKFLNSLRRKGWNRRHLVQSLAAHYYCGTAGTATEYTAEQWTELLCKAKAIEGILTGHRTVMDELDPEQKISLIIDEWGAWHPVQPGKPGSGLYQQNTIRDALVAALTLDIFHRHCRQIFMGNIAQLINVLQSLLLVQEDKCIKTPTYYVWQLYAPHQGAQAVRFETLADTLSDGGAVRDFCRQQYLQKEPFSLQIIEGSASVRENTLCVTLCNTHPEQPMELEVQVLGGTVSQAEAVVLSANDIHAHNTFENPDRVKPSEPQAVHIEGNHLRLTAPAASVIRIMGKLSS, encoded by the coding sequence ATGCAGCGAGTGGCTGTGCTGCTCAACGAGCCGATCGGAACTATTAGCCCCTATCTGCACGGCGAGTTTGCTGAACATCTGGGCGAGTGTATCTATCCGGGCATCTGGGTAGGGGAAGATTCTCCTATCCCCAACATCGGCGGAATCCGTAAGGACGTCGTGGACGCATTGCGCCCCCTGCAGGTACCGGTATTGCGCTGGCCCGGTGGTTGCTTCGCTGACGCTTACCACTGGCGCGATGGCATCGGACCGCGTGAGAAACGTCCCCTGCGCATCAACTACCACTGGGGCATGGCACCGGAACCGAACCATTTCGGCACGCACGAGTTTGTCGCGTTCTGTCGGCTCATCGGCGCGGAGCCGTACATCGTGGGCAATGTAGGTTCTGGCACACCCGCCGAACTGCGCGACTGGGTAGAGTACTGCAACTTCGCGGGCAATTCGGCGCTGGCAAACGAACGTCGCGCCAACGGGGCGGAGGAACCCTTCCGCGTGCGCTTCTGGGGCGTGGGCAACGAAAACTGGGGCTGTGGCGGCAACATGCATCCCGAGTATTACGCAGAACTTTTCTGCCAATATCGCACTTTTCTGTTCAACTACTCCGATACACCCGTACACGCCATCGCCTGTGGCGCGGCAGGCAACGACTGGGACTGGACGTGGAAGTTCCTGAACAGCTTGCGGCGCAAAGGCTGGAACCGACGCCATCTGGTGCAATCGCTCGCCGCGCATTACTACTGCGGAACCGCCGGAACCGCTACCGAATACACTGCCGAACAATGGACGGAACTGCTCTGCAAGGCGAAAGCGATAGAGGGCATCCTGACCGGACACCGCACAGTGATGGACGAACTAGACCCCGAACAGAAGATAAGCCTCATTATCGACGAGTGGGGCGCATGGCATCCGGTGCAGCCGGGCAAGCCGGGTTCGGGGCTGTATCAGCAGAACACAATACGCGACGCGCTGGTTGCTGCGCTCACACTGGACATCTTCCACAGACACTGTCGCCAGATTTTCATGGGCAACATCGCGCAGCTGATCAACGTGCTTCAGTCACTGCTGCTGGTGCAGGAAGATAAATGCATCAAGACCCCTACCTACTACGTGTGGCAGCTGTATGCACCGCATCAAGGGGCGCAGGCGGTACGATTCGAAACGCTGGCAGACACATTGTCAGACGGCGGTGCAGTGCGCGACTTCTGCCGACAACAATACCTGCAAAAGGAGCCTTTTAGCCTGCAAATCATAGAGGGTTCCGCCTCGGTGAGAGAGAACACGCTCTGTGTCACCCTGTGCAATACCCATCCCGAACAGCCGATGGAACTGGAGGTGCAGGTGCTGGGCGGAACGGTGTCGCAAGCGGAGGCAGTCGTCCTCTCCGCCAACGATATCCACGCCCATAACACTTTTGAAAATCCTGACCGCGTGAAGCCATCCGAACCACAGGCGGTGCATATCGAAGGCAACCACCTGCGCCTCACCGCACCAGCAGCGTCGGTGATACGAATCATGGGCAAACTGTCATCGTAA
- a CDS encoding NADH-dependent dehydrogenase yields the protein MEKTTRREFIKRSAQYGMSLWLVAHSWNPTYAQNEKLNIGIIACGGRGWGNIDGVSTENIVAICDVDENPLGEAAKRFPRAYKYVDFRQMLDERHHEIDAVVISTPDHTHAVAAMAAMQLGKHVYCEKPLTHSVYEARKLAEAAKRYRVVTQMGNNGHASDGLRRSVEILRSGAIGAIREVHSSTDRPIWPQGIDRPTDTPPVPRTLHWDLWLGPAPERPYHPAYHPFNWRGWWDFGTGALGDMGCHILDTAFWALDLGAPTSVEAEGEPHHRETGPKWSIIRYEFPARKGMPPVTLYWYDGGKLPPKDLAPEIDIHPNGTLFIGEKGRAWVPHGGEPVLLPREKFEGYQPPEPTLPRAPRGHHQEWVDACKGRGKAMSDFEYAARLTEMVLLGNVAFRTGHKINYDARRMKVTNCAEAEKYIRREYRKGWSL from the coding sequence ATGGAGAAGACAACACGCCGGGAGTTCATCAAGCGAAGTGCCCAGTACGGCATGAGCCTGTGGCTGGTGGCGCACAGCTGGAATCCCACCTACGCCCAGAACGAAAAGCTGAACATCGGCATCATCGCGTGCGGAGGGCGCGGCTGGGGCAACATCGACGGCGTTTCCACCGAGAACATCGTGGCGATCTGTGACGTGGACGAGAACCCGCTGGGCGAGGCGGCAAAGCGGTTCCCTCGCGCCTATAAGTACGTGGACTTCCGCCAGATGCTGGACGAGCGACACCACGAGATCGACGCAGTGGTCATCAGCACACCTGACCACACACACGCCGTTGCCGCGATGGCGGCGATGCAACTGGGCAAGCATGTGTATTGTGAGAAACCGCTGACCCATTCCGTGTACGAGGCACGTAAGCTGGCGGAGGCAGCAAAACGCTACAGAGTAGTTACCCAGATGGGCAACAACGGACACGCCAGCGACGGCTTACGTCGCTCGGTGGAAATCCTCCGGTCGGGAGCGATAGGCGCCATCCGTGAGGTGCACTCCAGCACCGACCGCCCCATCTGGCCTCAAGGCATCGACCGCCCCACCGACACCCCGCCCGTACCGCGTACCCTACACTGGGACCTGTGGCTCGGTCCTGCGCCGGAGCGTCCGTATCATCCGGCATACCACCCCTTCAACTGGCGTGGCTGGTGGGACTTCGGCACAGGCGCACTGGGCGACATGGGCTGCCATATTCTGGATACCGCCTTCTGGGCGCTGGACCTGGGCGCGCCCACCAGTGTGGAAGCGGAAGGCGAACCGCACCACCGCGAAACAGGACCCAAATGGAGCATCATCCGCTATGAGTTCCCTGCTCGCAAAGGGATGCCGCCTGTTACCCTTTACTGGTACGATGGGGGGAAACTGCCGCCGAAGGATCTCGCGCCGGAGATCGATATCCATCCCAACGGCACGTTGTTCATCGGCGAGAAAGGCAGGGCGTGGGTACCACATGGTGGCGAGCCAGTACTGCTACCGCGCGAGAAGTTCGAAGGATACCAGCCTCCCGAGCCAACACTCCCTCGTGCTCCAAGGGGGCATCATCAGGAGTGGGTTGACGCCTGCAAAGGGCGTGGGAAGGCGATGAGCGATTTCGAGTACGCCGCCAGGCTAACCGAAATGGTGCTGCTGGGCAATGTCGCTTTCCGCACCGGGCACAAGATAAACTATGATGCCCGACGCATGAAGGTCACCAACTGCGCGGAAGCGGAGAAGTACATCCGCCGCGAATACCGCAAGGGGTGGTCGCTGTAA
- a CDS encoding glucokinase, protein MHLSEYEGYVGIDIGGQSIKVGTVRDGELVTRDIETPPDYAQARAQMLAAANELVGGKPKGLGIGTPGPIDWRTGFLHWTPNIPWKNVSYPELGEALGCPVYVDNDANVAGLAEAVLGAGKDYRVVAGFTLGTGIGYFVVMDGHIYHGKLDVEGGHQVLNPEGPLCGCGARGCLEAYASATAIEARTGKEPEDIDDPAFWAEIAGYLAWGIVNVTTLVCPEVFVLAGGMIKRGDTLFVPLREKLAQMLKILPPPPVKPAELGHRAGVYGAIVLAKRGHKVE, encoded by the coding sequence ATGCACTTATCTGAGTATGAGGGATATGTCGGTATAGACATCGGTGGGCAGTCTATCAAGGTGGGGACCGTCCGTGACGGGGAACTGGTCACACGAGATATCGAGACCCCGCCTGATTACGCCCAGGCGCGAGCGCAGATGCTGGCAGCAGCTAACGAACTGGTGGGCGGCAAGCCGAAAGGTCTGGGCATCGGCACGCCGGGTCCCATAGACTGGCGCACGGGCTTTCTCCACTGGACGCCCAACATCCCCTGGAAGAACGTATCCTATCCTGAATTGGGTGAAGCGTTAGGCTGTCCAGTGTATGTAGACAACGACGCCAACGTCGCCGGGCTAGCGGAGGCGGTGCTGGGAGCCGGGAAGGATTATCGCGTTGTCGCTGGTTTTACGCTGGGTACGGGCATCGGCTACTTTGTGGTGATGGATGGACACATCTATCACGGCAAGCTGGACGTAGAGGGCGGTCATCAGGTGCTGAACCCGGAGGGACCCCTGTGCGGTTGTGGGGCGCGGGGTTGTCTGGAGGCTTACGCCTCGGCGACAGCGATAGAGGCACGCACGGGCAAGGAGCCAGAAGATATCGATGATCCGGCATTCTGGGCGGAGATAGCGGGATACCTCGCATGGGGAATCGTTAACGTCACCACGCTGGTCTGCCCGGAAGTATTCGTGCTGGCAGGGGGTATGATTAAGCGGGGCGATACACTGTTCGTTCCCCTGCGTGAAAAACTGGCGCAGATGCTGAAGATTTTACCTCCACCGCCTGTGAAACCGGCGGAGCTGGGGCATCGCGCAGGAGTGTACGGCGCTATCGTACTGGCGAAACGGGGGCATAAGGTGGAATGA